From a region of the Mercurialis annua linkage group LG1-X, ddMerAnnu1.2, whole genome shotgun sequence genome:
- the LOC126666179 gene encoding ankyrin repeat-containing protein At5g02620-like produces MDSPILEPSPAPSPAPRKKMTKQLTGKRDDTPLHSLARAGNLAAVMEIICNSEEEELKKLLEKENQSGETALYVAAEYGYVDLVREMIKYYDLADAGIKARNGFDAFHIAAKQGDLDILEVLMEEHPELAMTVDLSNTTALHTAATQGHIEVVNFLLSGGSSLAAIARSNGKTALHSAARNGHLEVVRALISMEPGIVTRVDKKGQTALHMAVKGQNVEVVAELINAEPSSVNIVDTKGNTALHIATRKGRSQIVQLLLRHKETDMNAVNRAGETAFDTAEKTGHPELAAILQSHGVKTAKTIKPQLTNPARELKQTVSDIKHEVHYQLEHTRQTRKRVQGIAKRLNKMHGEGLNNAINSTTVVAVLIATVAFAAIFTVPGQYVDDKNNIPAGQSLGEANIAPQASFIVFFIFDSIALFISLAVVVVQTSVVVIESKAKKQMMAVINKLMWLACALISVAFLALAFIVVGEDEQWLAISVTIIGASIMVTTLGTMCYWVVKHRIEAKNMRSIRRSSLGSRSRSFSVDVMSDTEVLSNDYKKMYAI; encoded by the exons ATGGACTCGCCGATTCTAGAACCGAGTCCAGCACCGAGTCCAGCTCCGAGGAAGAAGATGACTAAACAGTTGACAGGAAAACGAGACGATACGCCATTGCATTCTTTAGCCAGAGCAGGAAATCTGGCTGCTGTGATGGAGATTATCTGTAACAGTGAAGAGGAAGAGTtgaagaaattgttggaaaaagaaaatcaatcaGGAGAAACTGCACTTTATGTAGCTGCTGAGTATGGTTATGTTGATTTAGTTAGAGAGATGATTAAGTATTATGATCTTGCTGATGCTGGTATCAAAGCAAGAAATGGGTTTGATGCCTTTCACATTGCTGCCAAGCAAGGCGATTTAG ATATTTTGGAAGTATTAATGGAGGAACATCCAGAATTGGCTATGACAGTTGATTTATCAAACACTACAGCTTTACACACAGCAGCAACACAAGGCCATATAGAGGTAGTGAATTTTTTGTTGAGTGGAGGAAGTAGCCTAGCAGCTATTGCTAGAAGCAATGGGAAAACCGCCTTGCATTCAGCCGCTCGAAACGGGCATTTAGAAGTTGTAAGAGCACTCATTTCCATGGAGCCTGGGATTGTGACTAGGGTCGATAAAAAGGGTCAGACGGCACTTCACATGGCGGTGAAGGGGCAGAATGTTGAAGTTGTGGCGGAGCTGATTAATGCAGAACCTTCGTCCGTCAACATAGTCGATACCAAGGGAAACACCGCGTTGCATATCGCCACCCGAAAAGGAAGATCTCAG ATCGTCCAGTTGCTGCTCCGGCACAAAGAAACGGACATGAACGCCGTGAACAGAGCGGGCGAAACCGCCTTCGACACAGCAGAGAAAACAGGGCACCCAGAGCTAGCAGCCATTTTGCAATCTCACGGAGTTAAAACCGCAAAAACAATAAAACCACAACTAACAAACCCCGCGCGGGAACTAAAACAAACCGTTAGCGACATAAAACACGAAGTCCACTACCAGTTAGAACACACTCGCCAAACCCGTAAGCGCGTCCAAGGAATCGCCAAACGCCTCAACAAAATGCACGGCGAGGGCCTCAACAACGCCATCAACTCCACAACCGTCGTCGCCGTCCTCATCGCCACCGTCGCCTTCGCCGCCATCTTCACCGTCCCCGGCCAATACGTGGACGACAAAAACAACATCCCCGCCGGACAGTCGCTCGGCGAAGCCAACATAGCTCCACAAGCTTCGTTCATAGTCTTCTTCATCTTCGACTCCATCGCGCTCTTCATTTCGCTAGCGGTGGTCGTCGTGCAAACGTCCGTCGTGGTTATAGAGAGCAAGGCGAAGAAGCAAATGATGGCGGTGATTAACAAGCTGATGTGGCTAGCTTGTGCGCTTATTTCGGTGGCGTTTTTAGCTCTGGCGTTTATTGTGGTGGGCGAGGATGAGCAGTGGCTGGCGATCAGTGTGACGATCATCGGAGCGAGTATAATGGTGACGACGCTGGGGACAATGTGTTATTGGGTGGTTAAGCATCGGATTGAAGCGAAGAATATGAGAAGTATACGGCGATCGTCGTTGGGAAGTAGATCACGGTCGTTTTCTGTTGATGTAATGTCGGATACTGAGGTTTTGAGTAATGACTATAAGAAAATGTATGCAATTTAA